A genomic segment from Candidatus Melainabacteria bacterium RIFOXYA2_FULL_32_9 encodes:
- a CDS encoding 3-dehydroquinate synthase: MNNEIVKVEIPVQESRNYPIIIGKNILDHLGEYVKTYSKANKILIITNETIYPLFGEKVKSSLEKENLETEFLILNDGEKYKDIKSLELIWTKAIEYKLERKDAILALGGGVVGDITGFAAATYLRGIDFIQVPTTLLAQVDSSVGGKVAVNHKLGKNLIGAFYQPKLVFTDIETLKTLPVEELKVGLAEVLKYGFIEESCNLKEEKLGLLKYLEAKKDDIFALNPTTIQNLIKYCCQLKAAVVNQDEKEAGLRAILNFGHTIGHAVEKCANYNNFTHGQGVAIGMKGAFYIAKEKGLIAEDYLNSSLNLINLYGLDYKISQDFKQDDLMAAMLVDKKVLSKKIRFVLPASTANVGIFSDIDRDIIYSAIEKLY; encoded by the coding sequence ATGAATAATGAAATTGTAAAAGTAGAGATTCCGGTTCAAGAATCAAGAAATTATCCCATTATAATTGGGAAAAATATTCTTGATCATCTTGGAGAATATGTAAAAACTTACTCAAAAGCAAATAAAATTCTGATAATAACTAATGAAACCATATATCCTCTATTTGGTGAAAAAGTAAAAAGCTCTCTTGAAAAAGAAAATTTAGAAACAGAATTTCTTATTCTTAATGATGGTGAGAAATATAAAGACATAAAATCACTGGAATTAATCTGGACAAAGGCTATTGAGTATAAATTAGAACGAAAAGATGCAATACTAGCTTTAGGTGGTGGAGTTGTCGGGGATATTACCGGATTTGCTGCTGCCACTTACTTAAGGGGAATAGATTTTATACAGGTACCAACTACATTATTAGCGCAGGTTGATTCATCAGTTGGTGGCAAAGTTGCTGTAAATCATAAACTCGGTAAAAATTTAATAGGAGCTTTTTATCAACCTAAATTAGTTTTTACCGATATTGAAACTCTTAAAACCTTACCTGTAGAAGAATTAAAAGTTGGTCTTGCGGAAGTCTTAAAATATGGTTTTATTGAAGAGAGCTGTAATTTAAAAGAAGAAAAATTAGGTTTACTCAAGTATTTAGAAGCAAAAAAAGATGATATTTTTGCTCTAAATCCTACAACTATCCAGAATTTAATAAAATATTGCTGCCAGCTTAAAGCAGCTGTTGTTAATCAAGATGAAAAAGAAGCAGGATTAAGAGCTATATTAAATTTTGGTCATACAATCGGGCATGCCGTTGAGAAATGTGCAAATTATAATAATTTTACTCATGGGCAGGGTGTTGCTATTGGCATGAAAGGGGCTTTTTATATTGCTAAAGAAAAAGGTCTAATAGCAGAAGATTACTTGAATTCATCATTAAATTTAATTAATTTATACGGTCTGGATTATAAAATTTCCCAGGATTTTAAGCAGGATGATTTAATGGCAGCAATGCTCGTTGATAAAAAGGTTTTATCAAAAAAAATCAGATTTGTATTACCGGCAAGTACTGCTAATGTTGGGATATTTAGTGATATAGATAGAGATATTATTTATTCAGCTATAGAAAAGCTTTATTAA